The Streptomyces aurantiacus genome includes a region encoding these proteins:
- a CDS encoding DAK2 domain-containing protein, translated as MPQVPQTLDASAVRAWCGFALAALGRAREEIDAINVYPVADGDTGTNLYLTVESAAAAVEAVFAGHATVSAGRAAPGAVPGVPVVDRPSLADAVHAMAHGALIGARGNSGTILAQLLRGMSQVLAADSDAAHADGPGLGLALRHAADAARLAVARPVEGTVLTVATAAADAASGADGDCAVVARAAYEGARAALAATPGQLAVLERAGVVDAGGRGLVAVLAALVETFTGEAPAAGAVPVLASPARVGDIPDVTAPHARVDAAVTEPPADPGDAGECAAGPEQEESGPAFEVIYLLEADDAAVVRLRDRLDALGDSLVVVGGDGLWNIHVHVDDAGAAVEAGVEAGRPYRIRITHFGLDDAHTTGSTTRPVRERTQRAVVAVVPGEGLARLYAEAGATTVLARPGEPPASGELVEAVRRAHAVEVVLLPNDAELRHTAAAAAEQARAEGVRVALIPTRSAVQGIAALAVHEPERRFDEDVVAMTSAAGATRHAEVEVAERQSWTMAGICQAGDVLGLIDGDVAVIGSDVTATAEAVLNRMLSAGGEMVTLVLGDEAPDTIAAHLEARVRESYLAVDTVVYRGGRQGALLLIGVE; from the coding sequence GTGCCGCAGGTGCCGCAGACATTGGACGCATCCGCGGTACGTGCCTGGTGCGGATTCGCGCTGGCGGCCCTCGGCCGCGCGCGCGAGGAGATCGACGCGATCAATGTCTATCCCGTCGCGGACGGGGACACCGGCACCAACCTCTATCTGACCGTGGAGTCGGCGGCCGCGGCGGTCGAGGCCGTCTTCGCGGGCCACGCCACCGTCTCCGCCGGCCGCGCGGCGCCCGGCGCCGTCCCCGGGGTGCCGGTGGTCGATCGGCCCTCGCTCGCCGACGCCGTGCACGCCATGGCGCACGGCGCGCTCATCGGGGCCCGGGGGAACTCCGGGACGATCCTCGCGCAGCTCCTGCGGGGCATGTCCCAGGTGCTCGCCGCCGACAGTGACGCCGCCCACGCCGACGGCCCGGGCCTGGGGCTCGCCCTCCGGCACGCCGCCGACGCGGCCCGGCTGGCCGTCGCGCGCCCGGTCGAGGGCACGGTCCTCACCGTCGCCACGGCCGCCGCCGACGCGGCCTCCGGCGCGGACGGGGACTGCGCGGTGGTCGCGCGGGCCGCCTACGAGGGCGCGCGGGCGGCCCTCGCGGCGACTCCCGGGCAGCTGGCGGTCCTGGAGCGGGCCGGCGTGGTGGACGCCGGCGGACGCGGACTCGTGGCCGTGCTCGCGGCACTGGTGGAGACGTTCACCGGCGAGGCCCCCGCGGCCGGAGCGGTGCCCGTGCTGGCGTCCCCCGCGCGCGTGGGGGACATACCGGACGTGACCGCACCGCACGCGCGCGTGGACGCCGCCGTGACGGAGCCGCCCGCAGACCCGGGCGACGCGGGGGAGTGCGCAGCCGGCCCCGAGCAGGAGGAGAGCGGCCCCGCGTTCGAGGTGATCTACCTCCTGGAGGCGGACGACGCTGCCGTGGTCCGGCTGCGCGACCGGCTCGACGCGCTCGGGGACTCGCTCGTCGTGGTCGGCGGCGACGGCCTGTGGAACATCCACGTGCATGTCGACGACGCGGGCGCGGCCGTGGAGGCGGGCGTCGAGGCCGGCCGGCCGTACCGGATCCGGATCACGCACTTCGGCCTGGACGACGCGCACACGACGGGCTCGACCACCCGGCCGGTCCGGGAGCGGACCCAGCGCGCGGTCGTGGCCGTCGTCCCCGGCGAGGGTCTCGCGCGGCTCTACGCCGAGGCCGGGGCCACCACCGTCCTCGCCCGACCGGGGGAGCCGCCGGCGAGCGGGGAGCTCGTCGAGGCGGTACGGCGGGCCCACGCGGTCGAGGTGGTGCTCCTGCCGAACGACGCCGAGCTGCGCCACACCGCGGCCGCGGCGGCCGAGCAGGCCCGGGCCGAGGGCGTCAGGGTCGCGCTGATCCCCACCCGCTCCGCGGTGCAGGGCATCGCCGCACTCGCGGTGCACGAGCCCGAGAGGCGCTTCGACGAGGACGTGGTCGCGATGACCTCGGCCGCCGGAGCGACCCGGCACGCCGAGGTGGAGGTCGCGGAACGGCAGTCCTGGACCATGGCCGGCATCTGCCAGGCCGGTGACGTCCTCGGCCTCATCGACGGGGACGTGGCCGTGATCGGCTCCGACGTCACGGCCACCGCCGAGGCGGTCCTGAACCGGATGCTCTCGGCGGGCGGCGAGATGGTCACCCTGGTCCTCGGCGACGAGGCCCCGGACACCATCGCGGCCCACCTCGAAGCCCGGGTCCGGGAGTCCTACCTGGCGGTGGACACGGTCGTGTACCGGGGCGGACGCCAGGGAGCCCTGCTGCTGATCGGCGTGGAGTAG
- the rpmB gene encoding 50S ribosomal protein L28, translating into MAANCDVCGKGPSFGNNISHSHRRTSRRWNPNIQRVRTVMGGTPKRVNACTSCIKAGKVSR; encoded by the coding sequence GTGGCTGCCAACTGCGACGTCTGTGGCAAGGGGCCGAGCTTCGGCAACAACATCTCGCACTCTCACCGCCGTACGTCCCGTCGCTGGAACCCGAACATCCAGCGCGTCCGTACCGTGATGGGCGGGACGCCGAAGCGCGTGAACGCTTGCACCTCTTGCATCAAGGCCGGCAAGGTTTCGCGCTGA
- the thiD gene encoding bifunctional hydroxymethylpyrimidine kinase/phosphomethylpyrimidine kinase, translating into MSAPPRVLTVAGSDSGGGAGIQADLKTMLALGVHGMSVLTAVTAQNSLGVQGAWELPVEAVRAQYRSVVDDIGVQAVKTGMLSSAGLAETVAELIGGTDAPAVVDPVGVSKHGDSLLASSALDSVRTKLLPVATVATPNLDEVAQLTGVHVESEDGMRRAAAAVLSYGPAWVLIKGGHLRGDAVDFLTDGSEELWLRAPRLDNRHTHGTGCTLASAIASQLAKGEAVPEAVVAAKEYVTGAIAAGFVLGGGIGPVDHGWRFRAARSSGTQGT; encoded by the coding sequence GTGAGCGCCCCGCCCCGGGTGCTGACGGTCGCGGGTTCCGACTCCGGTGGCGGGGCCGGGATCCAGGCCGACCTGAAGACCATGCTCGCGCTGGGCGTGCACGGCATGAGTGTGCTCACCGCCGTCACCGCGCAGAACTCCCTCGGTGTGCAGGGCGCCTGGGAGCTGCCGGTGGAGGCGGTGCGCGCCCAGTACCGCAGTGTGGTGGACGACATCGGCGTGCAGGCGGTCAAGACCGGCATGCTCTCCTCCGCCGGACTCGCCGAGACCGTCGCCGAGTTGATCGGCGGCACCGACGCGCCCGCCGTCGTCGACCCGGTCGGTGTCTCCAAGCACGGCGACTCCCTGCTCGCCTCGTCCGCGCTGGACTCCGTACGGACCAAGCTGCTGCCCGTGGCCACGGTGGCGACGCCGAACCTCGACGAGGTGGCCCAGCTGACGGGCGTACACGTCGAGTCGGAGGACGGGATGCGGCGGGCGGCGGCGGCCGTGCTGTCGTACGGGCCCGCCTGGGTGCTGATCAAGGGCGGTCACCTGCGCGGGGACGCCGTGGACTTCCTCACCGACGGCTCCGAGGAGCTCTGGCTGCGCGCGCCCCGGCTCGACAACCGCCACACCCACGGCACGGGGTGCACGCTCGCGAGCGCGATCGCCTCGCAACTCGCGAAGGGAGAGGCGGTGCCGGAGGCGGTCGTGGCGGCGAAGGAGTACGTCACCGGGGCGATCGCGGCCGGATTCGTCCTCGGGGGCGGGATCGGGCCGGTGGATCACGGGTGGCGGTTCAGAGCGGCCCGCAGCTCAGGCACGCAGGGCACGTAA
- a CDS encoding thiamine-phosphate kinase: protein MKGTVGELGEFGLIKELTSRLTTTPAVRVGPGDDAAVVAAPDRRVVASTDILLEGRHFRRDWSTAYDVGRKAAAQNLADIAAMGAVPTALLLGLVVPAELPATWPSELMDGIRDECQVAGAAVVGGDVVRGDTITVAITALGDLRNHEPVTRAGAQPGDVVAVTGWLGWSAAGHAVLSRGFRSPRAFVEAHRRPEPPYHAGPAAAGLGATSMTDVSDGLIADLGHIAEASKVRIDVRSGAVDIPTQMNDIGQAVGVDPIQWVLTGGEDHAIVATFPADVKLPARWKVIGEVLNPSALPQVTVDGAPWTSKGGWDHFGDIES, encoded by the coding sequence GTGAAGGGAACCGTGGGCGAGTTGGGGGAGTTCGGGCTCATCAAAGAGCTCACCTCACGGCTCACCACCACCCCGGCGGTACGCGTCGGGCCGGGCGACGACGCCGCGGTGGTGGCCGCCCCCGACCGCAGGGTCGTGGCCAGCACTGACATCCTCCTGGAGGGGCGGCACTTCCGGCGCGACTGGTCCACGGCGTACGACGTCGGGCGCAAGGCGGCCGCACAGAACCTCGCGGACATCGCCGCCATGGGCGCCGTGCCGACCGCACTGCTGCTCGGCCTGGTCGTGCCGGCCGAGCTGCCCGCCACCTGGCCCTCCGAGCTGATGGACGGCATCCGCGACGAGTGCCAGGTCGCTGGAGCGGCCGTGGTCGGCGGCGACGTCGTACGCGGCGACACGATCACCGTGGCGATCACCGCGCTCGGCGATCTGCGCAACCACGAGCCGGTGACCCGGGCCGGCGCCCAGCCCGGCGACGTGGTGGCCGTGACGGGCTGGCTGGGCTGGTCCGCGGCCGGGCACGCCGTGCTCTCCCGGGGCTTCCGCTCACCGCGTGCCTTCGTCGAGGCCCACCGGCGCCCGGAACCGCCGTACCACGCGGGTCCCGCGGCCGCCGGACTCGGCGCGACCTCCATGACGGACGTCAGCGACGGGCTGATCGCCGACCTCGGGCACATCGCGGAGGCCAGCAAGGTGCGCATCGACGTCCGCTCGGGTGCCGTCGACATCCCCACGCAGATGAACGACATCGGGCAGGCCGTCGGCGTCGACCCGATCCAGTGGGTGCTCACCGGCGGCGAGGACCACGCGATCGTCGCGACCTTCCCGGCCGACGTGAAGCTGCCCGCCCGGTGGAAGGTGATCGGCGAGGTCCTCAACCCCTCGGCGCTGCCTCAGGTCACGGTCGACGGAGCGCCGTGGACCAGCAAGGGCGGCTGGGACCACTTCGGGGACATCGAGTCGTGA
- a CDS encoding Lrp/AsnC family transcriptional regulator → MVQAYILIQTEVGKASTVADTISKISGVIQAEDVTGPYDVIVRAQADTVDELGRLVVAKVQQVDGITRTLTCPVVHL, encoded by the coding sequence GTGGTACAGGCGTACATCCTGATCCAGACGGAGGTCGGCAAGGCGTCGACCGTCGCCGACACGATCAGCAAGATTTCGGGGGTGATCCAGGCCGAGGACGTGACAGGGCCGTACGACGTGATCGTGCGGGCCCAGGCCGACACGGTGGACGAGCTCGGCCGCCTGGTGGTCGCGAAGGTCCAGCAAGTGGACGGCATCACCCGTACCCTGACCTGCCCGGTCGTGCACCTGTAG
- a CDS encoding DUF3515 domain-containing protein gives MDFFRHRRASFIGSPALVLLIAATGCSPADDNASAAVPSPGTKATKLCQNLDKSLPRKVDGLDREDPEPRSALTAGWGSPAIILRCGVRRPAEMLDPKASTTVVNGVAWLVQERDNGSYVFTTGLRRAYVEVRFSKEQAGKGAGPLVDFAAPIKKAIPEGIAD, from the coding sequence GTGGACTTCTTCCGTCACCGGCGTGCTTCTTTCATCGGGTCGCCCGCCCTCGTCCTGCTGATCGCTGCCACGGGCTGCTCCCCAGCAGACGACAACGCATCGGCCGCGGTTCCCAGTCCGGGCACGAAGGCCACCAAGCTGTGTCAGAACCTGGACAAGTCGTTGCCACGGAAGGTGGACGGCCTCGATCGGGAGGATCCCGAGCCCCGGTCAGCGCTGACCGCGGGCTGGGGAAGCCCGGCGATCATACTGCGCTGCGGTGTACGGCGGCCCGCCGAGATGCTCGACCCGAAGGCCTCCACGACCGTGGTGAACGGCGTGGCCTGGCTCGTGCAGGAGCGGGACAACGGTTCGTACGTCTTCACCACGGGCCTGCGCAGGGCCTACGTCGAGGTGCGGTTCAGCAAGGAGCAGGCCGGTAAGGGCGCCGGACCTCTCGTCGACTTCGCTGCGCCCATCAAGAAGGCGATCCCCGAGGGGATCGCCGACTGA
- a CDS encoding D-alanine--D-alanine ligase family protein, translating to MSTENLPQNTEQQLRKPRVAVVFGGRSSEHGISVVTAGAVLRAIDRTKYDVLPIGITQDGRWALTADDPERMAIVDRRQPNVEQLAESDEGGVILPVDPANREVVYSEPGSVPKALGEVDVVFPVLHGPYGEDGTLQGLLELSGVPYVGSGVLASAVGQDKEYMKRVFTSFGLPVGPYVVIRPREWEQDESASRKKIIDFAGEHGWPLFVKPARAGSSIGITKVDDLSGLDEAIEAARHHDPKILVEALLRGREIECGVLEFEDGPRASVPAEIPPVQSHAYYDFEAKYIDSTPGIVPAPLTPEQSAEVRRLAVDAFEAASCEGLVRADFFLTEDGEFVINEINTMPGFTPISMYPKMWEATGVSYPELVDRLIQAALRRPTGLR from the coding sequence ATGAGCACCGAGAACCTCCCCCAGAACACCGAGCAGCAGCTCCGCAAGCCGCGCGTGGCCGTCGTGTTCGGCGGCCGCAGCTCCGAACACGGAATCTCCGTGGTCACCGCCGGCGCGGTCCTGCGTGCCATCGACCGTACGAAGTACGACGTACTGCCGATCGGCATCACTCAGGACGGCCGCTGGGCGCTCACCGCGGACGACCCGGAGCGGATGGCGATCGTCGACCGGCGCCAGCCGAACGTCGAGCAGCTCGCGGAGTCGGACGAGGGCGGCGTGATCCTGCCCGTCGACCCCGCCAACCGGGAAGTGGTCTACAGCGAGCCCGGTTCGGTGCCCAAGGCGCTCGGCGAGGTCGACGTCGTCTTCCCGGTGCTGCACGGCCCGTACGGCGAGGACGGCACCCTCCAGGGCCTGCTGGAGCTCTCCGGCGTCCCGTACGTCGGGTCCGGCGTGCTCGCCTCGGCGGTCGGCCAGGACAAGGAGTACATGAAGCGGGTGTTCACCTCCTTCGGGCTGCCGGTCGGCCCGTACGTGGTGATCCGTCCCCGTGAGTGGGAGCAGGACGAGTCGGCGTCCCGGAAGAAGATCATCGACTTCGCGGGGGAGCACGGCTGGCCGCTCTTCGTGAAGCCCGCGCGCGCGGGGTCGTCGATCGGCATCACCAAGGTCGACGACCTGTCCGGTCTCGACGAGGCGATCGAGGCCGCCCGCCACCACGACCCGAAGATCCTCGTGGAGGCGCTGCTGCGCGGCCGCGAGATCGAGTGCGGGGTCCTGGAGTTCGAGGACGGTCCCCGGGCCTCGGTACCGGCCGAGATCCCGCCGGTGCAGTCGCACGCGTACTACGACTTCGAGGCGAAGTACATCGACTCGACCCCGGGCATCGTGCCCGCCCCGCTGACGCCCGAGCAGAGCGCCGAGGTCCGGCGCCTCGCCGTCGACGCCTTCGAGGCCGCCTCCTGCGAAGGTCTCGTCCGCGCGGACTTCTTCCTCACCGAGGACGGCGAGTTCGTGATCAACGAGATCAACACGATGCCCGGCTTCACGCCGATCTCCATGTACCCCAAGATGTGGGAGGCGACGGGAGTGTCCTACCCGGAGCTGGTGGACCGCCTGATCCAGGCGGCGCTGCGCAGGCCGACGGGCCTGCGGTAG
- a CDS encoding NAD(P)H-dependent glycerol-3-phosphate dehydrogenase, with protein MVLADAGCDVTLWGRRAGLAEAVNSTHTNPDYLPGIELPENLRATTDAAEAAHDADFTVLAVPSQTLRGNLAQWTSLLAPGTVLVSLMKGVELGSAMRMSEVIEDVAKVGADRIAVVTGPNLAREIAARMPAAAVVACTDEAVAQRLQAACHTPYFRPYTNTDVVGCELGGAVKNVIGLAVGIADGMGLGDNAKGSLITRGLAETTRLGLAMGADPLTFSGLAGLGDLVATCSSPLSRNHTFGTNLGRGMTLQETIAVTKQTAEGVKSCESVLDLGRRHGVDMPITETVVDIVHDGKPPVVALKEMMSRSAKPERR; from the coding sequence ATGGTCCTCGCCGACGCCGGGTGCGACGTGACGCTGTGGGGACGGCGGGCCGGACTCGCCGAAGCGGTCAACTCCACGCACACGAACCCCGACTACCTGCCGGGCATCGAACTCCCGGAGAACCTGCGGGCCACCACGGACGCCGCCGAGGCCGCCCACGACGCCGACTTCACGGTGCTGGCGGTGCCTTCGCAGACGCTGCGCGGGAACCTGGCGCAGTGGACGTCACTTCTTGCTCCCGGCACGGTTCTCGTCTCCCTCATGAAGGGCGTCGAACTCGGTTCGGCGATGCGGATGAGCGAGGTCATCGAGGACGTCGCCAAGGTCGGCGCCGACCGGATCGCCGTGGTCACCGGCCCCAACCTGGCCCGAGAGATCGCCGCCCGCATGCCGGCCGCCGCCGTCGTCGCGTGCACTGACGAAGCCGTGGCCCAGCGACTTCAGGCCGCCTGCCACACCCCGTACTTCCGCCCGTACACCAACACCGACGTGGTCGGCTGTGAACTCGGCGGCGCCGTCAAGAACGTCATCGGTCTCGCCGTCGGCATCGCGGACGGCATGGGCCTCGGCGACAACGCCAAGGGGTCCCTCATCACACGGGGGTTGGCGGAGACGACCCGGCTCGGCCTCGCGATGGGCGCCGACCCTCTGACCTTCTCCGGGCTCGCGGGCCTCGGCGACCTCGTGGCGACCTGCTCCTCGCCGCTCTCGCGCAACCACACCTTCGGCACCAACCTCGGCAGAGGCATGACCCTCCAGGAGACCATCGCCGTCACCAAGCAGACCGCCGAGGGCGTCAAGTCGTGTGAGTCCGTACTGGACTTGGGACGCCGGCACGGCGTCGACATGCCCATCACGGAGACCGTCGTCGACATCGTCCACGACGGCAAGCCGCCGGTCGTCGCCCTCAAGGAGATGATGTCGCGCAGCGCCAAGCCCGAACGGCGCTGA
- a CDS encoding lysophospholipid acyltransferase family protein, with amino-acid sequence MSRRRIGFWYRFAAFLCKPPLVVLLKRDWRGIENIPAEGGFITAVNHNSHADPFAYGHFQYNTGRVPRFLAKSGLFKSGFVGAAMRGTGQIPVYRESTDALSAYRAAIDAVERGECVAFYPEATLTRDPGLWPMVGKTGAARVALQTRCPVIPVAQWGANLLLAPYAKKPDLLPRKTHRVLAGPPVDLSRFYDKEMTPDLLKEATEVIMAAVTAQLELIRGEKAPGTRYDPRQVRVDQRSRTPAQEEPEQAARDVGVREMTRTEHEKGHGK; translated from the coding sequence GTGTCCCGCCGCAGAATCGGCTTCTGGTACCGCTTCGCAGCGTTCCTCTGCAAACCGCCGCTGGTGGTTCTTCTCAAGCGGGACTGGCGCGGAATCGAGAACATTCCCGCCGAGGGCGGATTCATCACCGCGGTGAACCACAATTCACATGCGGATCCGTTCGCGTACGGGCACTTTCAGTACAACACAGGCCGCGTTCCGCGTTTCCTGGCCAAGAGCGGGCTTTTCAAGAGCGGTTTCGTGGGGGCGGCCATGCGCGGCACCGGGCAGATCCCGGTGTACCGCGAGAGCACCGACGCGCTCAGCGCCTACCGGGCCGCGATCGACGCCGTGGAGCGCGGGGAGTGCGTCGCGTTCTATCCCGAGGCCACTCTCACCCGCGACCCCGGTCTGTGGCCCATGGTCGGCAAGACGGGTGCCGCGCGGGTGGCGCTGCAGACCAGGTGCCCGGTGATCCCGGTGGCCCAGTGGGGCGCCAACCTGCTGCTGGCCCCGTACGCCAAGAAGCCCGACCTCCTGCCGCGCAAGACGCACCGCGTGCTCGCGGGCCCGCCCGTGGACCTGTCGCGCTTCTACGACAAGGAGATGACCCCCGACCTCCTGAAGGAGGCGACCGAGGTCATCATGGCCGCGGTCACCGCGCAGCTCGAACTGATCCGCGGTGAGAAGGCGCCCGGGACGCGGTACGACCCGCGTCAGGTGCGCGTCGACCAGCGGAGCAGGACGCCGGCGCAGGAGGAACCGGAACAGGCCGCGCGGGACGTCGGCGTGCGGGAAATGACCAGGACAGAGCACGAAAAGGGGCACGGCAAGTGA
- the cofC gene encoding 2-phospho-L-lactate guanylyltransferase, whose amino-acid sequence MQWTLVIPLKALARAKSRLSDTAADGLRPGLALAFAQDTVTAALACPGVGDVAVVTGDVRAGRALAALGARIVPDEPGGGLNAALRHAAAAVRTANPHSPLAALNADLPALRPPELARVLSGAAEFPRAFLPDAAGLGTTLLAASPGRELLPAFGTDSRARHRASGAVELLLPGVPSVRQDVDTGADLQAALALGVGPRTAAAVERLKAA is encoded by the coding sequence GTGCAGTGGACCTTGGTCATACCCCTCAAAGCCCTTGCGCGGGCGAAGAGCAGGCTCTCGGACACGGCGGCCGACGGCCTTCGCCCGGGACTGGCCCTCGCCTTCGCGCAGGACACGGTGACCGCGGCTCTGGCCTGCCCCGGAGTCGGAGATGTGGCCGTAGTCACGGGTGACGTGCGGGCCGGGCGGGCGCTGGCCGCCCTGGGCGCCCGGATCGTCCCGGACGAACCCGGTGGCGGTCTGAACGCCGCACTGCGGCACGCGGCGGCAGCCGTACGCACCGCGAACCCCCACAGCCCGCTGGCCGCTCTGAACGCCGATCTGCCCGCCCTGCGCCCGCCGGAATTGGCGCGCGTCCTGTCCGGGGCCGCCGAATTCCCCCGCGCTTTCCTGCCGGACGCGGCCGGACTGGGAACAACTCTCCTGGCCGCATCCCCCGGCCGGGAATTGCTCCCCGCATTCGGTACGGATTCCCGCGCCCGCCACCGTGCCTCGGGCGCCGTGGAACTCCTCCTGCCGGGCGTGCCCTCCGTGCGCCAGGACGTGGACACGGGCGCGGACCTGCAAGCGGCACTGGCCCTGGGCGTGGGCCCGCGCACGGCGGCGGCCGTGGAGCGCCTCAAAGCGGCCTGA
- a CDS encoding HU family DNA-binding protein: protein MNKAQLVEAIADKVGGRQQAADAVDAVLDAIVRAVVGGDRVSVTGFGSFEKVDRPARYARNPQTGERVRVKKTSVPRFRAGQGFKDLVSGSKKLPKNDVAVKKAPKGSLTGGSSATVKKAAAKKATTARKATAAAKKTTATAKKTTARKTTPAAKKTTATAKKTTAKKTSAAAKKTTAKKTTAKKAAAKKAPAKKAAAKKAPAKKSAARKTTAKKATARR from the coding sequence GTGAACAAGGCGCAGCTCGTAGAAGCGATTGCCGACAAGGTCGGCGGGCGTCAGCAGGCCGCCGACGCGGTCGACGCCGTACTGGACGCCATCGTCCGTGCAGTTGTCGGCGGGGACCGGGTCTCGGTCACCGGCTTCGGATCCTTCGAGAAGGTGGACCGTCCGGCCCGTTACGCCCGCAACCCGCAGACCGGGGAGCGCGTTCGGGTCAAGAAGACCTCCGTGCCCCGCTTCCGTGCGGGTCAGGGCTTCAAGGACCTGGTGAGCGGTTCGAAGAAGCTCCCGAAGAACGACGTCGCGGTCAAGAAGGCCCCCAAGGGCAGCCTGACCGGCGGTTCCTCCGCCACGGTCAAGAAGGCCGCCGCGAAGAAGGCCACCACCGCCAGGAAGGCGACCGCGGCCGCGAAGAAGACCACGGCCACGGCCAAGAAGACCACGGCCAGGAAGACGACGCCGGCCGCGAAGAAGACCACGGCCACGGCCAAGAAGACGACCGCCAAGAAGACCTCGGCGGCTGCCAAGAAGACCACGGCCAAGAAGACCACCGCCAAGAAGGCGGCGGCGAAGAAGGCCCCCGCGAAGAAGGCGGCGGCGAAGAAGGCCCCGGCCAAGAAGTCGGCGGCCCGCAAGACCACCGCCAAGAAGGCCACCGCCCGCAGGTAG
- the leuD gene encoding 3-isopropylmalate dehydratase small subunit — MEAFTKHTGRAVPLRRSNVDTDQIIPAHWLKKVTRDGFEDGLFEAWRKDPSFILNQPERTGATVLVAGPDFGTGSSREHAVWALQNYGFKAVVSSRFADIFRGNSLKNGLLTVVLEQKIVDALWELTEKDPEAEVTVDLEAREVRAEGITAAFELDENARWRLLNGLDDISITLQNEADISAYEAKRPSYKPRTVQV; from the coding sequence ATGGAAGCATTCACCAAGCACACCGGCCGGGCGGTCCCGCTGCGGCGCAGCAACGTCGACACCGACCAGATCATCCCCGCCCACTGGCTCAAGAAGGTGACCAGGGACGGCTTCGAGGACGGGCTCTTCGAGGCCTGGCGCAAGGATCCGTCCTTCATCCTCAACCAGCCCGAGCGCACGGGCGCCACGGTCCTGGTCGCCGGACCCGACTTCGGGACGGGCTCCTCGCGCGAGCACGCCGTGTGGGCCCTGCAGAACTACGGCTTCAAGGCCGTCGTCTCGTCCCGCTTCGCGGACATCTTCCGCGGCAACTCTCTCAAGAACGGCCTGCTCACAGTGGTTCTGGAGCAGAAGATCGTGGACGCGCTGTGGGAGCTCACCGAGAAGGACCCCGAGGCCGAGGTCACGGTCGACCTGGAGGCCCGTGAGGTGCGCGCCGAGGGCATCACGGCCGCCTTCGAGCTCGACGAGAACGCCCGCTGGCGCCTGCTGAACGGGCTGGACGACATCTCCATCACCCTGCAGAACGAGGCGGACATCTCCGCGTACGAGGCCAAGAGGCCCTCCTACAAGCCGCGGACCGTTCAGGTCTGA